The Bacillus sp. Y1 genome has a window encoding:
- a CDS encoding lipopolysaccharide biosynthesis protein, translating into MRINNSLKNISIGILSQIVIILLGFVSRKVLIDNLNINYLGINGLLTNIFSVMVLVEGGIGISIVYNLYKPLAENNKYKVIALVQLYKRIYSILALIVVVFSLALFPFLGGLIKDEASINNLTIVYFLFVAKSVISYLNAHKWSLINADQKGYVIARTNLYFQIITTLFKIVVLVLTKNFIFYLLLELFLYIIQNIVNGRIVNTRYSYIKTKEKHHLEYETKVNLKTNVKAMFLHNFGGFLVFGVDNLLISSFIGLAAVGIYSNYTMVINQATAVVNSILGGIGASVGNLIATETIEKNYSIFKVTFFINFWIYSIVVIFLFNVLGPFISWWLGKAYVLDNITFIFIIINLYLLGMRTSIATFKNKAGLFTQDKYIPILEGLINLVVSIILVKSLGLVGIFIGTMVSTILTVFFSQPIIVYKHLFKKPVHTYFVTYSYYTVLTVTICYITSIICQISTPGNSLISLIVKGLVCIIVPNLIYIIIFNKKDEFGYLLNVISSYKEARFQKRVKKISKSI; encoded by the coding sequence ATGAGGATAAATAATTCATTAAAAAACATTTCAATTGGAATTTTATCTCAGATAGTTATAATTTTATTAGGATTTGTTTCAAGGAAAGTTCTAATAGATAATTTAAATATAAATTACTTAGGAATAAATGGGTTATTAACAAATATCTTTTCAGTGATGGTGTTAGTCGAAGGTGGTATTGGAATAAGTATAGTTTATAACTTATATAAACCATTAGCAGAGAATAATAAATATAAGGTAATTGCATTAGTGCAACTTTATAAAAGGATATACAGCATACTAGCACTGATTGTAGTAGTATTTAGTCTGGCGCTTTTCCCATTTTTAGGGGGGCTAATTAAAGATGAGGCGTCTATAAATAACCTAACAATAGTTTATTTTCTATTTGTCGCAAAGAGTGTTATTTCATACTTAAATGCTCATAAATGGTCATTAATAAATGCAGATCAGAAGGGTTATGTAATAGCAAGAACAAACCTCTACTTCCAAATAATAACCACACTTTTCAAAATAGTCGTATTAGTCCTAACAAAAAACTTTATTTTCTATCTACTTCTAGAGCTATTTTTATATATTATACAAAATATAGTTAATGGGAGAATTGTTAACACACGTTATTCATATATAAAAACAAAAGAAAAGCATCATTTAGAGTATGAAACTAAAGTTAATCTTAAAACTAACGTAAAGGCGATGTTCTTGCATAATTTTGGTGGATTTTTAGTATTTGGGGTAGATAATCTATTAATATCTTCTTTTATTGGTTTAGCTGCTGTAGGTATATATTCAAACTACACAATGGTAATTAATCAAGCGACAGCAGTTGTGAATTCTATACTTGGAGGAATTGGAGCAAGTGTGGGGAATTTAATAGCAACCGAGACTATTGAAAAAAATTACTCAATATTTAAAGTAACATTTTTTATTAACTTCTGGATCTATTCAATAGTCGTAATATTTCTCTTTAATGTATTAGGGCCATTTATTTCGTGGTGGTTAGGAAAAGCATATGTATTGGATAATATTACGTTTATTTTTATTATTATAAATTTATACCTATTAGGAATGCGTACTTCAATAGCAACATTTAAAAATAAGGCTGGTTTATTCACACAAGATAAGTATATACCAATACTAGAAGGGTTAATTAATTTAGTGGTTTCAATTATCCTTGTTAAATCTCTTGGACTAGTTGGTATATTTATTGGAACCATGGTAAGTACTATTTTAACAGTTTTCTTTTCACAACCAATTATTGTGTATAAGCATTTATTTAAAAAACCTGTGCATACATACTTCGTAACATATAGTTATTATACAGTGCTAACAGTTACTATATGTTATATAACGAGTATTATTTGTCAAATTTCTACACCTGGAAACAGTTTAATCTCCTTAATAGTAAAAGGGCTGGTATGTATTATAGTTCCTAATCTAATCTATATAATTATTTTTAATAAGAAAGATGAGTTTGGATACTTGTTAAATGTGATTTCTTCATATAAAGAGGCTAGATTCCAAAAAAGGGTTAAAAAAATTTCAAAGAGTATTTAG
- a CDS encoding acyltransferase family protein has protein sequence MSSTLIKTINNGKWSWSDYLIKRVTRLWIVLIPCLILTYIIGNIQVSIFGYHKLVESLNWQTFVGNIFFLQKILVDPYGMNGPLWSLSYEFCYYLLFPCLILTIHSKTVGKKAFYLTLFISIALFVGPHIMLYFLVWMLGAIIPFIKLLNLQDKKIQSVITLFSLALLFISMNYPATMATFLKDIKVGITSALFVYIIISFYNQESSNLKTNIPKHLAGFSFTLYLAHYPLANLILTWLVSPLWPFSKTTLLVKVVLALSVLTYSWFLAMITERHTEVLRKSIQKVILKQQNSSDTKQVEI, from the coding sequence ATTTCTTCTACATTAATAAAGACTATTAATAACGGAAAATGGAGTTGGAGTGATTATCTAATAAAGAGGGTAACTAGATTGTGGATAGTGCTAATACCATGTCTTATTTTAACTTATATTATTGGTAACATCCAGGTTTCAATATTTGGTTACCATAAGTTAGTAGAAAGTTTAAACTGGCAAACTTTTGTTGGTAATATTTTCTTTCTGCAAAAGATTTTAGTTGATCCTTATGGTATGAATGGTCCCTTATGGAGTTTGAGTTATGAGTTTTGTTATTATTTGCTTTTCCCATGTCTAATACTAACAATTCATTCTAAGACAGTTGGGAAAAAAGCTTTTTATTTAACATTATTTATTTCAATTGCACTGTTTGTTGGACCCCATATAATGCTTTATTTTTTAGTATGGATGTTAGGTGCTATTATTCCATTTATCAAATTGCTAAACCTACAAGATAAGAAAATACAAAGTGTAATTACATTATTTAGTTTAGCGTTATTGTTTATCTCAATGAATTACCCAGCTACTATGGCCACATTTCTAAAGGATATTAAAGTCGGGATTACCAGTGCATTATTTGTATACATTATTATTTCGTTCTATAACCAGGAGTCTAGTAACTTGAAAACCAATATCCCAAAGCATTTGGCAGGTTTTTCCTTTACTTTATATCTTGCCCATTATCCATTAGCTAACCTAATTTTAACTTGGTTAGTATCACCATTATGGCCATTTTCAAAAACAACTCTGTTAGTAAAGGTTGTACTTGCACTGTCTGTACTAACATACTCTTGGTTTTTAGCCATGATTACAGAAAGGCATACTGAAGTATTAAGAAAAAGTATTCAAAAAGTTATCTTAAAGCAGCAAAATAGTTCTGATACTAAGCAAGTGGAAATTTAA
- a CDS encoding glycosyltransferase — MLTSMNIGGVEKSLLALLSVIPRENYDITILLLEKKGGFLSSIPKEIKVEEVGWFSKIKPLIMNSPYDVINDLLRNKRIIDGIRYIYSYLVSKHFNNRYLFYKTIMRDIPKISGEYDIAIAYQGPTDIIDFFIAEKINARKKIAWVHFDVRNHKINSKLYNKIYTRFEKIRVVSKQGLLNLIEVVPSVEKKVEVFSNIVPISEIKELAQKPIKFDEEYDGVKIVTVGRLSMEKGQDIAIKVLFRLKNEGYNIRWYCIGEGNDRKFYESLIEKYCLHNDFLLLGAMQNPYPYILKSDIYVQTSRHEGYCLTLAEAKCLRKPIITTNFVGAYEQITDEFNGLIVNCSENGIYSKVKSLIDDISLRKNLVGNIENQELNEIRKIENVLR; from the coding sequence ATGTTAACAAGTATGAATATTGGTGGTGTTGAAAAATCTTTATTAGCACTATTATCTGTAATACCAAGGGAAAATTACGATATTACTATCCTTTTGTTGGAGAAAAAAGGCGGATTTTTAAGTTCTATACCTAAGGAAATAAAGGTTGAAGAAGTTGGTTGGTTTAGCAAGATTAAGCCGCTTATAATGAATTCTCCATACGATGTTATCAATGATCTTCTTCGAAATAAAAGGATAATTGATGGTATTAGATATATTTATTCTTATTTAGTTTCAAAGCATTTTAATAATAGATATTTATTCTATAAAACTATTATGAGAGATATACCTAAGATTAGTGGAGAATATGATATAGCAATAGCATATCAGGGACCAACTGATATAATAGATTTTTTTATTGCAGAAAAAATTAACGCTAGGAAAAAGATAGCTTGGGTGCATTTTGATGTAAGAAATCACAAAATAAATAGTAAATTATATAATAAAATTTATACTAGATTCGAAAAAATAAGAGTAGTTTCAAAACAGGGATTATTAAACCTTATTGAAGTAGTACCTTCTGTTGAGAAAAAAGTGGAAGTATTTTCGAATATTGTACCAATTAGTGAGATTAAAGAGTTGGCTCAAAAGCCAATAAAATTCGATGAAGAATATGATGGAGTTAAAATTGTAACGGTAGGTAGACTGTCAATGGAAAAAGGCCAGGATATTGCTATAAAGGTTTTATTTCGTTTGAAAAACGAAGGATATAATATCAGATGGTACTGTATTGGAGAGGGAAATGATCGTAAGTTTTACGAATCATTAATTGAGAAGTACTGCCTACACAATGATTTCTTACTGCTGGGAGCAATGCAAAATCCATACCCGTATATTTTGAAAAGTGATATATATGTTCAAACTTCAAGGCATGAGGGATATTGTTTGACCCTTGCAGAGGCAAAATGCTTAAGGAAGCCGATAATAACTACTAACTTTGTTGGAGCTTATGAGCAAATAACGGACGAATTTAATGGATTAATTGTAAATTGTTCAGAAAATGGTATCTATTCAAAGGTAAAGTCATTAATTGATGATATAAGTTTGAGAAAAAATTTAGTAGGTAATATAGAAAATCAAGAATTGAACGAAATTAGAAAAATAGAAAATGTCCTTAGATAA
- a CDS encoding glycosyltransferase gives MKKKILIAIDSLECAGAEKSLVTLLSLLDYSSYSVDLMLFGHGGLLENLVPKEVTILPPSKYSTFSSLNLVKAIKYTLKNGEYKKLFSRLNYSLEIRKKKYSNPQKARLFWQKTSKVIEYGEKEYDIAISYAQGIPTFYVAEKVNAKKKFAWVNVSYRLENRDKQFQRGYYDSYNKIVAVSESTKEIFLETFPHLSEKVEVIYDINNPELINRMADIEDGYNDGFNGLRILTIGRLAYQKGYDIALDAAKMLNEKGINFKWYALGKGPLEQEIRLKIKEYGLVDKFVLLGVKANPYPYIKKANIYVQTSRFEGFGLAIAEARILNTPVVTTKFDAVFNQMIDEKNGLVVDMDSKNVFEGIMRLILDNELNERITKYLECEKKGNKEEIAKFYCLIG, from the coding sequence ATGAAAAAGAAAATTCTCATTGCAATAGATTCTCTTGAGTGTGCAGGAGCTGAAAAAAGTTTAGTAACTTTATTATCGTTACTCGACTATTCTAGTTACTCAGTAGACTTAATGCTATTTGGACATGGGGGATTGTTAGAAAATCTTGTACCTAAAGAAGTTACTATACTGCCACCATCTAAGTATTCAACTTTTTCAAGCCTTAATTTGGTAAAGGCTATTAAATATACATTGAAGAATGGTGAGTATAAAAAACTATTTTCAAGACTAAATTACTCGTTAGAGATAAGGAAAAAAAAATATAGTAACCCTCAAAAGGCAAGGCTTTTTTGGCAAAAAACATCAAAAGTAATTGAATATGGTGAGAAAGAGTATGATATTGCAATTAGTTATGCACAAGGAATTCCAACTTTCTATGTAGCAGAAAAAGTCAATGCAAAGAAAAAGTTTGCTTGGGTAAACGTTAGCTACCGATTAGAAAATCGTGATAAACAATTTCAAAGGGGATATTATGATTCATATAACAAAATTGTTGCTGTCTCCGAGTCAACCAAAGAAATATTTTTAGAAACTTTTCCACATCTCTCTGAAAAAGTAGAGGTGATATATGATATTAATAACCCTGAACTAATTAATAGAATGGCAGATATTGAAGATGGTTATAACGATGGGTTTAATGGATTAAGAATACTTACAATCGGAAGACTAGCCTATCAAAAAGGTTATGATATTGCTTTAGACGCTGCTAAAATGTTAAATGAAAAAGGAATTAACTTTAAATGGTATGCACTAGGGAAAGGTCCTTTAGAACAAGAGATTAGACTAAAGATTAAAGAATATGGTCTAGTAGACAAATTTGTATTACTTGGAGTTAAGGCAAATCCATACCCGTATATTAAAAAGGCTAACATTTATGTTCAAACATCAAGATTTGAAGGTTTTGGTCTAGCAATTGCAGAAGCACGAATCCTAAATACTCCAGTTGTAACAACTAAGTTCGATGCTGTTTTTAATCAGATGATCGATGAAAAAAACGGCTTAGTTGTTGATATGGATAGTAAGAATGTCTTTGAAGGTATCATGAGGCTAATTTTAGATAATGAATTAAATGAGAGAATAACCAAGTATCTGGAATGTGAGAAAAAGGGGAATAAAGAAGAAATCGCTAAATTTTATTGTTTAATAGGATAA
- a CDS encoding acyltransferase family protein has translation MRTRYEELDSLRGIAALAVVLGHFMLVLQTSKITQLIEFGPLRFFVAGSEAVTLFFILSGFVLSLPFYRDVKVAYFPFILKRFLRIYIPFYVSLFLVLVVSSLYYSGDIVQLSNWFNASWSGNFNVKTLVDHLLLIKSFANVHYNPVLWSLVHEMRISLIFPLIAFIVIKLSWKKALGVAFFFSTIAFIFYITSSKPSNHDYFQTIHYISMFIVGAILARNKEYLIKYFGNLSTKFKYTLLGFGLFVYLYAKPAFALGIIFGSRDAFLATILDSWVVTLGASILIILSLSVSKISKLLLLKPIHYLGEISYSLYLYHCIVLFTFIHLYHGKIHIGLIWVLSFIISIIVATISYKFVEVPSMRLGKKISKTGSNHIKQIDAEVTI, from the coding sequence ATGAGGACTAGATATGAAGAATTAGATTCCTTAAGAGGAATAGCAGCTTTAGCAGTGGTATTGGGACATTTTATGTTAGTTCTGCAAACCTCTAAGATTACACAACTTATTGAATTTGGTCCATTAAGATTTTTTGTTGCAGGAAGTGAGGCTGTAACCCTATTCTTTATATTAAGTGGTTTTGTTTTATCACTGCCGTTTTATAGAGATGTGAAAGTTGCCTATTTCCCTTTTATTCTAAAAAGATTTTTAAGAATTTATATCCCTTTTTATGTGTCTTTATTTTTGGTTTTAGTAGTGTCCTCCTTATATTATAGTGGTGATATAGTACAATTAAGCAATTGGTTTAATGCATCTTGGAGTGGTAATTTTAATGTAAAAACACTAGTTGATCACTTACTATTAATAAAGAGTTTTGCAAACGTACATTATAATCCTGTTTTATGGTCTTTAGTTCATGAAATGAGAATCTCACTAATTTTTCCATTAATTGCGTTTATAGTGATAAAGTTAAGTTGGAAAAAAGCTTTAGGAGTTGCATTTTTTTTTAGTACTATAGCGTTTATTTTTTATATTACATCCTCAAAACCGAGTAATCATGATTACTTTCAAACTATTCATTACATCTCAATGTTTATTGTTGGGGCGATTTTAGCAAGAAATAAAGAATATCTTATTAAATATTTTGGGAATCTCTCAACAAAATTTAAGTATACACTTTTGGGTTTCGGTTTATTTGTCTATTTATATGCAAAGCCAGCTTTTGCTTTAGGAATAATATTTGGTTCGCGTGATGCATTTCTTGCAACAATATTAGATAGTTGGGTAGTAACATTGGGGGCAAGTATTCTTATAATTTTATCTCTAAGCGTTTCTAAAATATCAAAATTATTGCTATTAAAACCTATCCATTACTTAGGAGAAATTTCATATAGTTTATACTTATATCACTGTATTGTTTTGTTTACATTTATTCATCTGTATCATGGGAAAATACATATAGGACTTATTTGGGTTCTGTCTTTTATTATTAGTATAATAGTGGCCACTATTTCTTATAAATTTGTAGAAGTGCCTTCAATGAGACTAGGAAAAAAAATTAGTAAGACTGGTTCAAATCATATTAAACAAATAGATGCTGAAGTTACTATTTGA
- a CDS encoding right-handed parallel beta-helix repeat-containing protein — MTSNSYLIELTRWNIKNDGTDAASTSSGINAALSWAEQEGYNEVVLPRGVYLIDENNPIKPYSFMTFNLSGATLRIRNNNLPKYAIILLANNQKYTQITNGKIEGDRYNHNYSGGGTHEFGVGIELRNGVENIKINNLEIYNTTGDGILGITSFGGIGGNFPKLADNMEPGGINTSTGALTQETNRIRSKVNIPMVPQITNLGYFGLYGDSFGGIGKEITTDIYDVIFYKNDNSFLSSVTELHFFDEVEVPLGASYAKVVLHQKNVPSSTGNTILIRTPEFPKYVFIENCNIHHCRRLGVAICGMKYCYINSCEIHHISGIAPQGAIDIEDGYDLNQYIFINGNNIYDNKSYNIIAVAGKHLSITNNRIQLGIFTINSGVNKAIVENNYFYNCGPRLEGETVFSNNYIYGSKLLLLGNSQQIISNCQFQNSPIVFNKLKAYVVLINNSKFTFDEDFKFASLNPGSPLIFSIEPQTITDSTFEGCGIEAFAAVPNGAHDWILSNVIFYNTRHPENRIFKLPPGIYKGCKFINSGRLGESSGAINTKYEFDGCHFEWSTYPLFYFAPSSKIHFFSVNNCHFDNLNSYDASFFINGNWGNIHLSNNTFNYPNGNRMYMIDVRNTAVVDNFVVTNNTFLSNGMISLSVSASTIPVIFRDNFLTKSPTRLLSNHIQLNNIVDNILIP, encoded by the coding sequence ATGACTTCTAACTCTTATTTAATTGAGTTAACACGTTGGAACATTAAAAATGATGGAACTGATGCTGCATCGACTTCTTCAGGTATAAATGCTGCCTTAAGTTGGGCTGAGCAGGAGGGCTATAACGAAGTAGTACTACCTAGAGGAGTATATCTAATTGATGAAAATAACCCTATAAAACCCTATAGCTTTATGACTTTTAATCTAAGTGGAGCAACATTAAGAATTAGGAATAATAACTTACCAAAATATGCAATAATTTTATTAGCAAATAATCAGAAATACACACAAATCACAAACGGTAAAATAGAAGGCGACCGATATAATCATAATTATTCAGGAGGAGGTACCCACGAGTTCGGGGTCGGTATTGAACTAAGAAATGGTGTTGAGAACATAAAAATAAATAATCTAGAGATATATAACACTACTGGTGATGGAATACTTGGCATTACATCTTTTGGTGGCATCGGGGGAAATTTCCCTAAGCTCGCTGATAATATGGAACCCGGTGGTATAAATACTTCCACAGGTGCTTTGACACAAGAAACTAACCGTATTAGGTCAAAAGTTAACATTCCTATGGTCCCCCAAATTACTAATTTAGGTTATTTCGGACTATATGGTGATAGTTTTGGAGGAATCGGAAAAGAAATTACTACAGATATTTATGATGTAATATTTTATAAAAATGATAATTCCTTTTTATCTTCGGTAACTGAGCTTCATTTTTTTGATGAAGTTGAAGTTCCTCTAGGCGCAAGTTATGCAAAAGTAGTTTTACACCAGAAAAATGTACCTTCCTCAACGGGGAATACTATTCTTATAAGAACTCCCGAATTCCCGAAATATGTCTTCATTGAAAACTGTAATATTCACCACTGCCGTAGACTAGGAGTAGCTATTTGCGGAATGAAATATTGCTATATTAATTCCTGTGAGATTCATCATATTAGTGGAATTGCTCCACAAGGTGCAATTGATATTGAAGATGGATATGATTTAAATCAGTATATATTTATTAACGGAAACAATATATACGATAATAAAAGCTACAATATAATTGCTGTAGCTGGTAAACACCTAAGTATCACTAACAATAGAATACAATTAGGAATTTTCACTATTAATTCCGGTGTAAATAAAGCTATTGTTGAAAACAACTATTTCTATAACTGTGGCCCACGACTTGAAGGAGAAACTGTATTCTCCAATAACTATATATATGGTTCTAAACTATTACTTTTGGGTAATAGTCAACAAATTATATCTAACTGCCAATTCCAAAATAGTCCTATTGTGTTTAATAAACTTAAAGCATATGTTGTTCTGATCAATAACTCTAAATTTACTTTTGATGAGGATTTTAAATTCGCTTCTTTGAATCCTGGCTCTCCATTAATTTTTAGTATTGAGCCCCAAACAATAACTGATTCTACATTTGAAGGGTGTGGAATTGAAGCATTTGCCGCTGTTCCAAATGGAGCACATGACTGGATTTTATCAAATGTTATTTTTTATAATACTAGGCACCCTGAAAATAGAATATTTAAATTACCTCCTGGTATATATAAAGGTTGTAAATTTATTAATAGTGGTAGACTTGGAGAGAGCTCCGGAGCAATAAATACCAAGTATGAATTTGATGGCTGTCACTTTGAGTGGTCAACTTATCCATTGTTTTATTTTGCTCCATCAAGTAAAATTCATTTCTTCAGTGTAAATAACTGTCATTTTGATAATTTGAATAGTTATGATGCTAGCTTTTTTATTAATGGAAATTGGGGTAATATTCACCTTTCAAATAATACTTTTAATTATCCTAACGGTAACAGAATGTATATGATAGATGTAAGAAATACTGCGGTAGTAGATAATTTTGTTGTAACCAACAATACTTTTCTGTCAAACGGTATGATTAGTTTGAGTGTTAGCGCTTCAACAATCCCCGTGATTTTTAGAGATAACTTTTTAACAAAATCACCTACAAGATTATTAAGTAATCATATTCAACTTAATAATATCGTAGATAATATCCTGATTCCGTGA
- a CDS encoding glycosyltransferase has product MIINMNIGGTEKALLNMIAEMPKEKYDITFLMLEKKGGFLNSIPEYVKVEELREYRIMKKILNEPIQNTALSLLKEGYLIRALILLYIYLISKITGETSLLYKYLLRDVEIIKHTYDIAVAYAGPMDFISYFIVKKVKAEKKLQWIHFDITKIGFNKYFARKYYKMFNQIFVVSKEGKEKVVSLLPEFSDMTDEFINIVSDKLVKEMAEKGQGFIDDFEGIRILTVGRLSREKGQDLAIQVMLQIKAEGKNVKWYCVGDGNSRKEYEELINKYDLSNDFILLGALDNPYTLMKQCDIYVQPSRHEGYCITLSEAKCFNNTIICTNFTGAKEQLQDFDRGVVVEFNAEQLVAEINKVINSLEVSY; this is encoded by the coding sequence ATGATTATTAATATGAACATTGGTGGTACTGAAAAAGCACTATTAAACATGATTGCAGAAATGCCTAAGGAAAAATATGATATAACTTTTTTAATGTTAGAAAAAAAGGGAGGATTTCTAAATTCTATTCCTGAGTATGTAAAGGTAGAAGAGTTAAGGGAGTATAGGATTATGAAAAAGATTTTGAATGAGCCTATACAAAATACAGCTCTAAGTCTTCTTAAAGAAGGGTATCTTATAAGAGCATTAATTTTATTATATATATACTTGATTAGTAAAATTACAGGAGAAACAAGTTTATTATATAAATACTTATTGAGAGATGTAGAAATTATTAAGCACACATATGATATAGCAGTAGCTTATGCAGGCCCAATGGACTTCATAAGCTATTTTATTGTTAAAAAAGTTAAAGCAGAAAAAAAATTACAGTGGATTCATTTTGATATTACAAAAATAGGTTTTAATAAATATTTTGCTAGAAAGTATTACAAAATGTTTAATCAGATTTTTGTGGTATCAAAAGAGGGGAAAGAAAAGGTTGTTAGTTTGCTTCCTGAATTTTCTGATATGACTGATGAATTTATAAATATAGTTTCAGATAAATTAGTTAAAGAAATGGCTGAAAAGGGACAAGGATTTATAGATGATTTTGAAGGAATCAGGATATTAACAGTAGGGCGTTTGAGTCGGGAAAAGGGCCAAGATTTAGCAATACAGGTTATGCTACAAATTAAAGCTGAAGGGAAAAATGTCAAGTGGTATTGTGTTGGGGATGGGAATTCAAGGAAAGAATATGAAGAATTAATCAATAAGTATGATCTTAGTAATGATTTTATATTGTTAGGTGCCTTGGATAATCCCTACACATTAATGAAGCAATGTGATATTTATGTTCAGCCATCCCGTCATGAAGGATATTGTATTACCTTATCGGAAGCGAAATGTTTTAATAATACTATAATTTGTACAAATTTTACTGGAGCTAAAGAACAGTTACAAGATTTTGATAGAGGTGTTGTGGTTGAATTCAATGCAGAGCAATTGGTTGCTGAAATAAATAAAGTGATAAACAGTTTAGAGGTCAGTTACTAA
- a CDS encoding acyltransferase, with the protein MERNYSIDFFKFFAILGVVFIHTNLFSNEIGFILHTFSRFAVPFFFMSSGYLFNQTIAKQNTLMGQLKKYLSRIIKIYFCWVLFYFIYDILSRQVIGTLKNDYVSLLKNQTLINVLYYGDSTSGFQLWFLTALIWSILIISIFAFYNKIGILLLVSIILNTIALLGESYTMFFELPLRTRDTMCFGLMYTTLGYFLGLKSDQIKKIKIKPLTLSFLFLFFSFTQMIERYILITQFAQPKGSYFLSTAFISLSLFLFVLKYSQLGKGSIINKIGSNSLGIFVIHVFFIGIINLSVNFLNLSYINNSVVWQSVYPLIVFVLSYVSYEWIQKVKSYFKQINFVKMITTARNRNFN; encoded by the coding sequence ATGGAAAGAAACTATTCAATCGATTTTTTTAAGTTTTTTGCAATCCTCGGTGTGGTATTTATCCATACAAACTTATTCAGTAATGAAATAGGTTTTATACTTCACACTTTTTCAAGATTCGCAGTACCATTCTTTTTTATGTCATCGGGTTATTTGTTTAATCAAACAATAGCAAAACAGAACACTCTTATGGGACAACTCAAAAAGTATCTTTCAAGAATTATAAAAATATATTTCTGTTGGGTATTATTTTATTTTATATATGATATTTTAAGCAGACAGGTTATTGGAACGCTAAAAAATGACTATGTTAGTTTGTTAAAAAATCAAACCTTAATAAATGTTTTATACTATGGAGATAGTACAAGTGGTTTTCAATTATGGTTTCTTACGGCATTAATTTGGAGCATTTTAATAATTAGTATATTTGCGTTTTATAATAAAATAGGCATCCTTTTGTTAGTATCTATAATCTTAAACACAATTGCATTATTAGGTGAATCTTACACAATGTTTTTTGAATTACCTTTACGTACAAGAGATACCATGTGCTTTGGATTAATGTACACAACACTGGGATATTTTTTAGGTTTGAAATCGGATCAGATAAAAAAGATAAAGATAAAGCCATTGACTTTATCTTTTTTATTTTTATTCTTTTCATTTACTCAGATGATAGAAAGATATATATTAATAACACAATTTGCACAACCTAAGGGAAGTTATTTTTTATCAACTGCATTCATTTCCTTGTCCCTATTTCTATTTGTATTAAAATATAGTCAATTAGGAAAAGGTTCGATAATAAATAAAATCGGTTCAAATTCTCTTGGTATATTTGTGATCCATGTATTTTTTATAGGAATTATTAATTTAAGTGTAAACTTTTTAAACTTATCCTATATAAATAATAGTGTTGTTTGGCAATCCGTATACCCTTTAATTGTCTTTGTTTTATCATATGTATCTTATGAATGGATACAAAAAGTAAAATCGTATTTTAAACAAATTAATTTTGTAAAGATGATTACTACCGCACGGAATCGTAATTTTAATTGA